A window of Canis lupus baileyi chromosome 3, mCanLup2.hap1, whole genome shotgun sequence genomic DNA:
ctccaagcctcagtttcttcatctgtaaaatgggggaaggGTTAATCCTCATGGTCAGGGGGTTGTGAGGAGTAACAAGAGGTGGCTCTAGTCTCTAGgtgcctcctgcccctcctgccaacCCCCACAGactggctccctgcttctctctcctgatTTTCCACACCAGCTGCCAGAATGAGGCTCCAAATGCTCTACTGAAAACTCCGCTCTTCTGgttcccagttttatttttaggggACAGAGTCTAGTTTCCTTAGCCTGATAGCAGCCAGGGCCTTTCTGGCTCTTGCCAGCCCCTCCAGGCTTCTTTCCTCACCCTCTCCACCTTCACATGCTAGTTATCCACTTGGAGGCCTGTTATGAGCTGAACTGTGTTCCCTCAAAATTTATAGTTGGGTATTAATCTCCAGTGTCTCAGAATGTGACATTTGGAGGTGgaggttttttttcattttttctgggtttaaaaaatatatgtaattttctatcttttttgaaTGGCGAtagacctttttatttatttttttaaagtttatttatttaaattatctctacacccaacatggggtttgaactcaccaccctgagactaagagttgcatgcttttctgactgagccacccaggtgccccagagatgGAGCCTTTAAATagataattaaggtaaaatgaagtcACTGGGGTAACCCAtcatccaatgactggtgtccttacaagaaaaggaaattgagacacagaCACTCACAAGGAGAAGCCATATGAGGACCCAAGGAGAAGGCGGCCGTCTACAggtcaaggagagaggcctcagaaaaaaccaaccctgctgataaCTTGATCTTGGCCTTCCAGCCTGCAGAGTTgtcagaaaattaatttctgtgtcTTACTCTCCACCACTTTTCTGTGGTGCTTTATGGCTGCCCCAAGAGAGTCATACAGGACCTATCACAGGCCAGTTCCTGAGAGCCTCACATTTAGACCGAATAAATTTTTTGTTGCTCAAAGCATCcactctaaattttaaaaatatgcatcaaCTTCCTGTTTTGACATCACTTCATTAGTTAATATGTTACTAACCTCTCAAACTAGAGAGTGACAGGAATCCTGCAAGGATTCCTCTGCCTACAGTCCCCATTGTCCCTTCTCACTtcgttttctcttttccaaaggTCCGCTTGAAGTGCGTTGCTCCTTGTGGGACCTTCTCTGCCCATCGCCCACACAGCAGAGGCCTCGGGTGTTGCTGCCAGCTATGCCAGGTGGGCCTCAGGGTGAGCCCCTGAGGCCAGGCTCAGTCTGCTGCAAGCAAGGGCCCATGGCTGGCATCCAGCAGGTGCCACATACCCTCCTATGTCTCCTACAAGAAAGTCAGTAACAGCTTCagttctttttacttctttgtattttgttgtttctttttatttatttttaaagattttatttattcatgagacaggcagagacacaggcagagggagaagcaggctccttgtggggagcccaatgacgaactcaaccccaggaccccgggatcacaacctgagccaaaggcagatgctcaaccactgagccactcaggtgcccctctttttgtttctttcttttcttttcttttcttttcttttcttttcttttcttttcttttcttttctttcttttctttcttttcttttcttttcttttcttatcttttttcttttttttttttttgagagagataaagTGCAAACGTGCAGGGGGGTGgtgtgaggggctgagggggagagagagaaccagagaggaactcaagcaggctccatgcccagcccagagacggacatggggttcaatctcagcaccctaagatcgtgacctgagccgaaatcagaaTTCAGacgcttaatccactgagccaccccagcaccccagtTACAGCTTGGATTCTAATTAGGAATGAACTCAGTCCAAGGGACAGGCCTTTGGGTGCCCAGCAATCAACAATAGCTTCACTTAAGTAACCCTGGGTTAAGTTTAGTTATATAATcatcaactatttatttttaactggatATTTAGGATGCTTTAAATCTtcccctttaaaagaaaaaaaaaacccctgttTGTGTCAACAAGACAGATGGCTAGCCTCAAAACTCTGAAGCAAACTAGAAATGCCGAGTGGACTACAAGAAGCGTCTTTCAACATGTGCAGCTGCAGTTGGCAAAGACCAGAATGTGTGATGAAGCGCTGCGTTGGTAAGGACATCCTCAGATCAGATCTTCCAGGCGGGAAGTGGTGTCAGAACAGGAACAATCATTACAGCACTGCATGTGACAGCAAGACGTTCGTGATATGCCCCTGAGGTCTGTCACTAGAGGGCTGGCTGGAGGACTAGTTACATACTGTGCTTTAGAGAAGTCGCTGTCCAGAACCGTAAGCAGTCTCCTCCAGTCCATTCAGGCAAAGTAATGGGTCAGGGACGCAGATCTGATCACATGCCACCTGCTTAAAGTCATATATGCTTCCCATGGCCACGGAAGTGGAGGGTCTACACGGTGCTCTACAACCTGAGCTCTGCTGACTGCACTCTGGATGCCCTCACCCTGCATCTGCTCGGACTCCAGAGTCCATGCTATGCCACCCATCCTGGCCTTTGCACATGGCCTGAatccccttccttccccagtATCTTTCAGGGGTTACCTCCCACCCATCCTGCAACAATGAGTCTCAGTGGCCCCCACGTCTGGGAGAGAACAGTCTCACACCGTTCCCAGGGCTTCTGTATCAGCACTGACCACAGTGACGGGCAGCTGCCTGTCTGCTTGTTTGAGCCTGGCCTCTGAGCTCCTTGGGGGCAGGGACCCCATTGGCCACTTGTACCTCCTGTGTCCAGCTTCATGCTTGTTTGGCACATAGGAGGCATTTTCTAACTTTGAGGaacaaagggaaggagagaaaagggtagggaaggttccctgcaggaagcctgagccAGTGAGAACCTGGGTGAGAATGGCGAGGGTGTCCcaggctggggagaggcagaggcaaaggtgTGGAGGTGGGACGTGGAGAGACCCTCTGGACACAGTACAGGACACAGGACCTGGTGGGCCAGTTGAAGGGGTACCACAGGCCTGGggattggggagcctgcttcctcctgccAGGGCTGGCACTGAAGGTCTCCTCAGCCTTCTGAACCTGTTTTCCATCCcaaaaatggggctaataatcACTGTGTTGCGGTGGGGAGTCAATTGAGGCATCTCATGTGGCAACATGTTGTAGATCCTAAATTGCTTAAGcaaatgttggatttttttttaaatctgaaaattatTTCAGGAAGCCTAGGATCAAATTGATGATGGGAGCTTTGAGGAGGTTGGGGAGCCCAGACTTTCCTCTAGCTGCTGACATGAGGTTCCAGAAGCTGGCAAGCAGAAGAGGGGGCGGCCAGACTTAAGGGTCAGGATCATGAACAGCTACACGTGGGCCTGGCCTCTCAAGCATCAGGACGGTCTCCTGCCCAGCTGTAGAGTTCAGGGACTGGCCTTGGTGTCCTTTCCTGCTGACTGTTGCTCCTTCCAGCTCTGAACACAGAGGTCGAAGCCAGAAGCCACTTGTAAGCATGGCCATCAGTTGGATGGGGAACATGTGGCCTCCTGCCTGAGCTGGCGGCAGCCTCCCCCATGTCATCAGGGTTTTGGGCATCTGGGCTGTGGCCTGCAATGGACCTTGCAATCCAAGGGTGTGtctcagggcagggctggggccacCTGTGCCAAAAGGGGACTGACGGATCCTGGGAGGGGCTGTCCATGTAGCGGATACCTTGTTTTCTCTCCACCATGCTTGGCCTTATCTTGATCCTTATTCAAAACTAGCAGATGCCAGCCAAGTATGACAGGTGCTGGGGGAGCTGGCACGTCCTTTCAACCCCACTGTCTCTGGTCTGGCTCTTGTCCCACTGCTGTCCTTCAGCTAAAGGAGGCCTGACCCCTGAGCCCAGCTGCATGGGCCAGGTCTGTGATGCTCACACAGGGGGCCAGGCTCACACAGGGTGAGAGCAAGGGCATGGAGGCAGCCGTGCTGGCATGTGCACCAGAGCAGTTGGGGATTCTGTAGCACCTGCCCTCCCTGGCTCATCATACCCAACAGCACCCAGGGGCTATTGGCTTGACAGGATAATGGGTTCCTGAGTCCTGCAAGAGAGCCCTGTGGGACAGGGCATGAGGAATGATGCcaaaagatgggggggggggtggcgtgTAGCATGCCCCTGTGTGCCTTGGCCCCTGTTCCCCTTGCCTCTCCTTGCTTCACAAGCTACATAAGCTAGGCTCTTTATGTTGCACTTCTGGATCCTTGCAGGTGCTGGCGTCCCTGCCAGAAATGTTGTCATCTCACTCTCATAGCTTTGCAGGCCAACTTGTGTTCATCCTTCAGACTTAGCTTGGGCATTGCCTCATGGAAGATGCCTTCCTAGATGTACAGATCTATGTGATCTGCTTTTGTTTGGTCCTCCTGGCTCACCTCTTGCTCACCCTTGTCAAAGAGCTTATCACCCAGGACTTGTCTAATGATTTCTCTGCCTCACCCACTATACTAGATGCACCATGAGGTCCATCAGTGTACTCTCAGGGCCAGCATGATGCCTGGCATAGAGTGCTTAATATATTTTTGCAATATGGGTGGATAGACTGGATGAAGAATGGATGATTGGATGGATAGACACAAGGTTGAGTGTTGGCCAAAAGATGGATGAGTGGGTAGGTGGGTGGTTGGGGagcaggtgggtggatggatggggcAAATGGGTGGGGGGATAGATAGATGGAGGGGCAGGTGGGTACAGGAGTGGATGAGTGGGTAAATGGAGGAAATCATGCATATGTGCATGAATGGGAAGATGTATGGATGAGTATCTGGGGAATGGGTGGGTGAAAGAATATAGGAAATGAATTGTGCATATGTGAAAGAATTAATGATGGATAATGCATGAGTGTGTGGCTGACTGGGTAGATGAGTAAATAAGTGGATAATGAATGGGTAGATAATCAGTGCATGCCTAATGGAAGGTTGGAGgaatggaggatggatggatggatggatggatggatggatggatggatgggtggatggatacatggatggTTGGGTGACTGGACTCCTCACTCACCTGGCAGGCCTCTGGGACACATTGGGTGGAGTCAGTACACACATAGTACTCAATGATCAGGGTCTCTGGGCTCTCCTGGGAACACCTGCAGTAGAGACCTTCATGGACTTCCCAGTCCAGGAGTGGCACACAAGTCTGCTGGAGAGActgtggaggaggaagaagctgTAGGAGAAGTGGAAGACAAGGAGTGACAGATTCTTGCCTTGGCAACCAGAGAGAGCTCTTTGCATGGAGACAGAGGGCAGGGATGCGGGGCTGGTGAGGTAAGCTGAGGCTCAGGCTGTGGGTgggtggagagggaagggggccAGGAgcggcttgggggtgggggtggagaacaGTGTACCTGGGTTCAGAGTGGAGACAGATGGAAGGATGTCACCTCAGCCCCAGTCGTGGGcttgttttcttcactttctctCAGCCAGTCACCCAGTAGGAAGTGCTGTGGGGCagctgggcagaggccagggggtAGAAAGGGCTGGATCTTCCCAGAaaaggcccagccccagcccctccacCAGCACCACAGCAATGGGGAGGGTAGTGTGGTGATCCCCCACGTGGCCTGCACCTCGCTGACAGTGCTCGGGGAATCCAGGTGGTTCCtaggagcacagaggagggagtCCAGAAGGGGAGAGATCCAGTGCTCACTGCTGCCTATTGTGCCAGGCTTCCTGGTGAGTGCCAGCCTGCCCCACGCCTTCTGGAAGTTTcaggccagggaggcaggagaggaagcagaACTCTCCAAAAGAAGGGACCTCTGGTCTCATTGAGCCCTCTTCCACTTACACatcaagaaactgaggcccagagacaatTAGCAAGCTGGGGTCAGAACCAGTTGCCACATTCCTAATTCCAATCTCCACCTAGACCAGGCCTAGgccaattttctttccttctttgaagTAAATGACTGCACACCAAGACGCAGCAAGACCACAAAGTGCTTTCCAGGCTTATTATAATTGCATGATTTCTGCCTCAGAAAACCATAGAACATAGTGGTTAAGAGCTTGAATGCAGGAGCCTGACTGAGTTTggattccagctctgccaccaatggctgtgtgaccttgtgcaagtGACTTAGCCTCCCTGGCccgtttcttcatctgtaaaatgagagtaatatAGTACCTCTCACACAGGTTGTGTTATTGAGGGGAAGTTTATGCACGTGGGGTGAGTGAACAATGTGTGTGGGTAGGATCGTGTGGCTTGCCTGTGTGTACATACGAGTAAGTCTGAGCTCATATGTAAGTGTGCACCAGTGCGAGGCCCTGGCGCACAGGcaagcaagtgtgtgtgtgtttatatatgtgtgtgtgtgtgtgtgtgtgtgtgtgtgtgtgtgtgtgtgtgaagaagcTACTGCCTACATCAGGGGACCCAGAAGCCTTCCCAAATAGCATCGTAGTCTGGGAGACTGTATTGTTGACTCCTGGTTTTTCTGGAAGTGACTCTCTACCTCTCACCTCTTCTGAGGCCAGAAGCTGGAGCCAGAAGTCAGGAGATCAGCAGCCTAAGCAGGGCCACCGGGAGCAGGCCCCGCAGAGAGGGAGGAACCACAATGTTTGTTGGGTGAATGAAGGAACAAACTCACTCCCTCTCTACAGCCCCAGCTCCTGAAACCCAGAaccaccctcctgccccagccccttcctGTGGGCTCAGCTCCCAGGAGCCCTCCCCAGAGGCCTGTCTACCTTGTGGGGCCAGGCCTGGCTCAGTGTGACCTCTCCTGACCCTATAAGTCCCTAGGGTGGGTTGAGGGTACTGTGGGGGACCCACATGGTATCCTCACCCGCTAGGAAACAAggagctgagcagagcagagtttcctcctttcctttccagacACAGTGGTCCGTGGCAGGGGCACTGGGCCCACCTGTTAGTATCCCCTCCTGGGCTTACCTGTCAGGCTCTGGAACTTTGACCTTGGGGAAATCTCCCTCCCAGTCAGAGCAGATAGGCCAAAACAAATGTTGCCCATAACCCACATGGAATTGAAATTTTTTGccctgaaaagaaaattttctttttaggttttatttatttatttgacagagagagagagagagagagagagagagagagcacaagcaggggaagtggcaggcagaaggggaaagagaagtaggctccctgaagtaggagcctgaggtgggactcgatcccaggaccccagggtcatgacctgagccacaggcagatgctcaaccgctgagccacccaggtccccctgccctgaattttttaaagaggatttGTATAATCTTTCCAATGTTGAATTTGGTAAGAACAAATCACTTGTTATTGTTCAGAAACACATAGAGACTATCCCAGGCTCCAGCTTGGTGCTCAGCACGTAGCGGATGGTCAGTAAACACTTGTTGACCAGTGGCACTCATGATTTGAATCTGGCTTCCCAGATGATGAACTTCAACCTGAGTTTACCAGTCGACACCATGTAGAGGAGAGCAGGTGCAAACTCAGAAGGTATTACGTTTGatttgatgtttttcttcttgtAGTTCAGAGATTCTCAGGCTCCCATCAGGTTTCAATCCTTCTCAGAGACTGTAGACACTTTCACAGGCCTACGAGCCTCGTGGATAGAATGGGGCCATCCACACCTCACCCCCACAGCCGGCCTCCCTGGGCAGGGGGCTCCCCTCCAAGCCCCAGATACCAGTGAGGGATTGTAAGAGCAAAGGGACGGGCTCCGGGCCTTTCTCCAGGAGCAGGAGGCTCTCAAGCTGAGGATGCAATGGTTTTCCCTCGGCCTTGCCCTCTGCGGGGCGGGTAGCTCACAGTGCTGGGTGGGGGCCCCAGGCTTTGTAGCCGgccttccccacccacctccagcccTGTCCTTCTAATCCGTCATCCACACTGCAAGCCAGAGTGACCAGAGCTGGCCAGTGTTCTCATGTTTCCAGGTGGGAAAGACCAGATTGAGCAGTGAGTGATATCCAGCCCTGCCTGCTGCGGGCGGAGGCCTCTACTGGACCCCTCCAGGTGaatccatccccccccccccactcctctgCATCCTAGCACCTAAGGCTTAAGAAGAACTTCCCTTGGGCAAGTGGCTTTCTGAATGTACTTGACCCCTCAGAGCTCAAAAGAGCAAAGGGAagcacccaggggccctggcTCATATAGGGCAGCTGGGAATCAAGCCCGgagcagtctggctccagagcctcgGCCTCTCGGAACCAATCAGAATCAGGTGTTCTGACCATGAGCCACCTGAGGGCAAGATCACCTCCAGtcgggaagggaaggggaggcaaGGAGGCTCCGGAAGGGGATGGCATCTGAGCTGGGCCTGCAAGGGTCTctcaggaggaaggagggggcgcCCCGCTGCAGGCAGGGGGAACATGGAGTCAAGGTGCAGAAAGCAGAGAAGGGTGAAGGAGGGCCAAGCCTGGAGAGGAAGTTTCAGGCCCACAGACGCAGGCCAGGTGGCTTGGAATTTTGATCTGATGGTAGGAGGGAGCCATGGccggtgtggggggtggggtggggtgggggattaTGCTGACTGTGCACTGGGGAGCAGATGGGAGGAGCCCAGTTAAGAAGCGGTTAGAAGGTCCAGAGGTGACAGTCACAAGCTCGAAGCAGGGTGAAAGCCAGTGGAAGGGGAAGAGACCCAGGGACAcacagccaatgtcagagaagtcAGGGGGGCTGGGAAAAGCTGGGTGGAGGGGATGCGCAGGGCCACGTGCGATATGCTGGCATCCTGGAGCCCCACTCGCGGCGGGCGTGCAGCAGAATGTTcctccagggaagggagggaggctcCCCGCCCCTCTCCAGGTCAGCTCCGGCGGTGCCGTCCTCCGTCTCCCACACCTCTCCTGCACACCGTGCCGGTGGCCCTGGGAGGACCCTGGCTGGGCCAGTAGGGACAGTGCCTGCCCATGGTTCCGTCTCTGCCCGGCACCCATACggctcctctctctccatccctcctccccctccctgtccTTATCTTTCCCTTCCGTCTCCATGGCGACTCACCATCTCGGCTGCCTGCATCCCAGCCTCTGCCAGGGATTCTGGGCCTGGCTCGGTCCCTCCCTCCTCCGGAGCCCTGGTTCCCGCAGTCCTGTCTCCTCCCCCTGGGGTGAGTCCAGAGGCAGCCTCCTCTTTCCCGACTGTCACATCTATTTTCCAGCGCTGACGAGTCTGGGTCGGCTCCTCTGGGGagaccatcccccaccccctccacctgcCACAGCTCAGCCAGCCCTTCCAGGAGGAAAGCCATCCTTGCTGCAGCCCAGTGTCCCTGCTCGggcctcctcctgtctctgcctgcaGACCTCTCCTCACTCCCAGCCCCCCATGCCGAGGTCCGCCTTGTCAATCATCTCCTTTTGTCACCGGCTTGGCAAGCAGGCAAGTCTTGGGTCCTGAGAtttggggggagggcggggaggggaaggggccatCTGGGGACGAGGGATGGGTCTGCGGAGAGGGGATGGGGGCCACTGAAACCCAGGAGGAAGACAGAAATCTGGATTCTCTTCTAGATAATGTTTTATCCCCCCCCTCAATTTTGTCTCCAAGGAGAGAAAACGGAGCTTCATGGGAAGCAGTCGCAACAGTTGGTAAGTGGCAGGGCCTGCCCGCAGGACTGCTCCAAGGCGCCGCGGCCACCAGCCTCCCGCAGGctgccccaggggaggcccgAAGCTGGGTGCCGGGCTGGGGGGGGCCGGGGAGAATCCGGTGGGCACTGCCTGAGACCAAATCCAGCTCCAGGAGGGAAAGCGGAAGGCATCTTGGGAGAAGCAGAGCCCACTGCCCCACACGGGCAGGCTCCCGCCCTCTCCTCCCGGCCCCACGGTGTGTGTGCAGGTACCACCCCTGGGGCTCCGGCCCCCTGTGGGAGCCCTGGCAGTGGAAGGCTGTGGGAGAGGGCTTTCATGAGCATTCGCGCCTGGCACCGGGCAGGGAGCGCCCCACACGGCCCGGGAGCACGGCTGCTGCCTCTCCTCTGGGCCGTTCGGAAACGGGGGCCCAGATCAGTCAGTGCAGGAGCTTGCCCATGGATGCACGGCGGCCGCGTGGCAGCTTCTGCCTGTCGAGAGCCCTGTCACCACtgctctgctgcccccacccccgggccccaGGCTCTGGGGTGCAAGTGAGGGATGGGCAGAGCATGCCCTCTCCGGGAGCACCCTGCCCCCCACACTCCTAGCCCGTATTCCTGCACCCCACATGCTGCTCCCAACAGCCCGCTCTGCCTCCCAGGTCCCACACGCCATTCCCCAAGctggagctgggcctggggtccCGGCCCGCGGTGCCCCGGGAGCTCCCCGCCTGCTCCATCTGCCTGGAAAGGCTGCGGGAACCCATCTCGCTGGACTGTGGCCATGACTTCTGTACGCGGTGCTTCAGCACACACCGCGTCCCGGGCTGTGAGCCGCCCTGCTGTCCAGAGTGCCGGAAGATATGCAAGCAGAAGAGGGGCCTCCGGAGTCTGGGGGAGAAGATGAAGCTCCTGCCGCAGAGGCCTCTGCCCGCCGTGCTGCAGGTCCAGGGACCAGGCCtcggtgtggggtgtggggtgtggagcAACCCAGGTCTGATCCAAGATGGGACCGGTGGCTTTGGCTCTATTCTAGGATGTCAGGGTGGGGCACACAGTTTGGGGGAACACAGTCTTATTATGGGATGGTGTCAGATGCACACCACACTTGGGGACCCACTTGCATGACCTGGATGCTCAGGGAACCTTCTTTCTCCTGACGCAGGAGACCTGTGCTGTGAGAGCAGAGCCACTGCTGCTGGTGCGAATCAATGCCTCTGGAGGCCTCATCTTGAGGATGGGAGCCATCAACCGCTGCCTGAAGCACCCCCTGGCCAGGGACACCCCTGTCTgcctccttgctgtcctgggggaGCAGCACTCAGGGAAGACCTTCCTTCTCAACCACTTGCTCCGGGGCCTGCCAAGCCTggtgagggcagggctggggcagggggctggggaggggcaggtcaGGGGCCTCAGCCTGGCTTTGGGAGGGGAATGGGGGCCGGATGGACCAACTGATGCTCTCTTTTCTGCCTTGCAGGAGTCAGGGGAGGGCGGCTGGCCGAGAGGAGGGTCCCTGCAGGGGTTCAGGTGGGGTGCCAATAGCCTTACCAGGGGCATATGGATGTGGAGCCACCCTTTCctgctggggaaggaggggaggaaggtgagggaCATAAAAGGCAGAGGAGGTGAAGATtgcggcaggggtggggggtggagaggctGGGACATGCAGAGAGCAGAGATGAAGGGGAAGGGAATGGAGAAAGAAAGCTTTGGGGGCAGGACTGGAAGACGGGGGTGGGcaaaggcagggctggggggagcaCGTGGAGGAGTGAGGCAGGCCTGACCCCGTGGTtcatctccctcctgcccctccccccatacaGGTGGCCGTGTTCCTGGTGGACACAGGGGATGCCAtgagccctgagctgagcagagaaACGCGGACTAAGCTCTGTGCCCTCACCACGATGCTGAGCTCCTACCAGGTGAGGGCGCTGTGACCTGGTGCCCCACCCCATGGGCCCTGCTCCAGCTTAGCTTTCTCCAGAAGGGCACATGTCAGTCTGGGCTGGCCCTGGGAGTGCTTGGGACGGTGACCCTGATCTCACAGACTTGTGTGTCTGGGGTCCCCACAGGTTCTGGGGTTGCCCCTGCAGGGGAGGGATGCCCCCAGTCAGTGAAGGTGGGAACACAGTTTGTTCCAAAGGGAAGTCTAAGGTCCCCAGGAGCAGCTGAAGGTCAGCAGGCCCACTCCCGGGCTGCCTGCTGTCCCTCATGGGcagcccaggccctgcaggctgcGGAGGCCCCCAGGCAGGTGTCTCCCAGGTCCCAGCTCCACAGTCAGCCTGTGAGCTCCTTCCTCACCGGGGTCTTCCCAGTATCTCTTTGCCTTTGCAGACCCTCTTCCATCTTGTTCTCCTTGGTTCCAGATCCTCAATACCTCCCCGGAGCTGAAGGATACAGACCTGGAATATCTGGAGGTGAGGAGAAAATTTGGTCTTGGGGTGCCACCTTATCCCTGCCGTGACCATAAGGCCAAGGGACTGGACCAGCCCTAATTGGGTGCCTTCTAGTTCTGGCCTAGGAGTTCATGACCTGGAGCTGGGCTGGTGGGTTTGAGGGCCTggttgggggaggcaggggagtcCTAGAGCtgggagtgtgggggatggggagggtggggagggtagggaggggcaggaagggggccCCCCTAGCCAGCCCAGAAGGGAGAGAGCCAGAGTCCTTGGAGTGACCCAGCCATGACCCTTGGTGCCTCATCCCCAGATGTTCGTCCATGTGGCCGAGGTGATGGGCAGGCATTATGGGATGGTGCCAATCCAGGTGAGACACCCGTTTCTGGACCTGTCACTCCAGACCTTCACACCCCCACGGCTGCTGGTGTCAGGACCCCTTCTCTTCCAGCACCTGGATCTCTTAGTTCGGGACTCATCCTACTCCAGCAAGGCAGGGCTGGGCCGCGTGGGTGACATGATCCAGGTGAGGGGTAcagacagaggggcagaaggggcaggtggggggaacTGGGCAGAAGGTgagagggggcgggagggggcctGCAGGCGAGCCAGGAACAGGAGTCTGGTCCCTAACTCAGAGGTCCCCCCTTCCATCCCCCAGAAATCCTCTGGCAAGTACCCCAAGGTTCAGGAGCTGCTCCAAGGGAGGCGAGCCCGCTGTTACCTCCTGCCCACCCCGGCGCGGCAGTGGGCCACCagaggccagggcagcccaggcggTGAGTGTCCCCCGGAGCAAGGCCTCCACAGCTTGCCCTCCTCGGCCCCCCCTGCCCTAGCGAGCTGCGCCCTGCCTCTGACACCCTTTCTCCTCCCAAAGCCCGATCCTGCTCAGCCCCCGGTCTCCTCAGCATGAGGAATCTCTTCCTCAGACACAGATGACGATTTGGGGCACCTCTCCGCCTACGTGGCCGATGTGCTGAGCGCCGCCCCCCAGCACGCCAAGAGCCGCTGCCAGGGGTACTGGAGCGAGGGCCGCCCCGTGGCCAGGGGGGACAGACGCCTGCTCACGGGGCAGCAGTTAGCTCAGGAAATCAAGGTGcgccccccacctgcacccccatccctccccacccccggcgccccccaccctgacccctccCCTGCTGTCTCCGCAGAACCTGTCGGGCTGGATGGGGAGGACGGGGCCTGGGTTCGCCTCCGCGGATGAGGTACAGGGGGCGCCCGTGGAGGGCCTGGGGGGCCGGGTGCGTGCGCCCTGGGTGGCCCacgagggcgggggcgggcggagggAGGCAGCCTGGCTTTGCCGTGGAC
This region includes:
- the RNF112 gene encoding RING finger protein 112 isoform X1 gives rise to the protein MATHHLGCLHPSLCQGFWAWLGPSLLRSPGSRSPVSSPWGESRGSLLFPDCHIYFPALTSLGRLLWGDHPPPPPPATAQPALPGGKPSLLQPSVPARASSCLCLQTSPHSQPPMPRSALSIISFCHRLGKQERKRSFMGSSRNSWSHTPFPKLELGLGSRPAVPRELPACSICLERLREPISLDCGHDFCTRCFSTHRVPGCEPPCCPECRKICKQKRGLRSLGEKMKLLPQRPLPAVLQETCAVRAEPLLLVRINASGGLILRMGAINRCLKHPLARDTPVCLLAVLGEQHSGKTFLLNHLLRGLPSLESGEGGWPRGGSLQGFRWGANSLTRGIWMWSHPFLLGKEGRKVAVFLVDTGDAMSPELSRETRTKLCALTTMLSSYQILNTSPELKDTDLEYLEMFVHVAEVMGRHYGMVPIQHLDLLVRDSSYSSKAGLGRVGDMIQKSSGKYPKVQELLQGRRARCYLLPTPARQWATRGQGSPGDTDDDLGHLSAYVADVLSAAPQHAKSRCQGYWSEGRPVARGDRRLLTGQQLAQEIKNLSGWMGRTGPGFASADEMAAQLHDLRTVEAAKKEFEEYVRQQDVATKRIFSALRVLPDTMRNLLSTQKDAILARHGAALLCQGREQTLEALEAELQAEAKVFMDSYTMRFCGHLAAVGGAVGAGLMGLAGGVVGAGMAAAALAAEAGMVAAGAAVGATGAAVVGGGVGAGLAATVGCMEKEEDDRVQEGDREPLLQEE
- the RNF112 gene encoding RING finger protein 112 isoform X2, which codes for MATHHLGCLHPSLCQGFWAWLGPSLLRSPGSRSPVSSPWGESRGSLLFPDCHIYFPALTSLGRLLWGDHPPPPPPATAQPALPGGKPSLLQPSVPARASSCLCLQTSPHSQPPMPRSALSIISFCHRLGKQERKRSFMGSSRNSWSHTPFPKLELGLGSRPAVPRELPACSICLERLREPISLDCGHDFCTRCFSTHRVPGCEPPCCPECRKICKQKRGLRSLGEKMKLLPQRPLPAVLQETCAVRAEPLLLVRINASGGLILRMGAINRCLKHPLARDTPVCLLAVLGEQHSGKTFLLNHLLRGLPSLESGEGGWPRGGSLQGFRWGANSLTRGIWMWSHPFLLGKEGRKVAVFLVDTGDAMSPELSRETRTKLCALTTMLSSYQILNTSPELKDTDLEYLEMFVHVAEVMGRHYGMVPIQHLDLLVRDSSYSSKAGLGRVGDMIQKSSGKYPKVQELLQGRRARCYLLPTPARQWATRGQGSPGDDDLGHLSAYVADVLSAAPQHAKSRCQGYWSEGRPVARGDRRLLTGQQLAQEIKNLSGWMGRTGPGFASADEMAAQLHDLRTVEAAKKEFEEYVRQQDVATKRIFSALRVLPDTMRNLLSTQKDAILARHGAALLCQGREQTLEALEAELQAEAKVFMDSYTMRFCGHLAAVGGAVGAGLMGLAGGVVGAGMAAAALAAEAGMVAAGAAVGATGAAVVGGGVGAGLAATVGCMEKEEDDRVQEGDREPLLQEE
- the RNF112 gene encoding RING finger protein 112 isoform X3, with the protein product MRRATCDMLASWSPTRGGRAAECSSREGREAPRPSPALTSLGRLLWGDHPPPPPPATAQPALPGGKPSLLQPSVPARASSCLCLQTSPHSQPPMPRSALSIISFCHRLGKQERKRSFMGSSRNSWSHTPFPKLELGLGSRPAVPRELPACSICLERLREPISLDCGHDFCTRCFSTHRVPGCEPPCCPECRKICKQKRGLRSLGEKMKLLPQRPLPAVLQETCAVRAEPLLLVRINASGGLILRMGAINRCLKHPLARDTPVCLLAVLGEQHSGKTFLLNHLLRGLPSLESGEGGWPRGGSLQGFRWGANSLTRGIWMWSHPFLLGKEGRKVAVFLVDTGDAMSPELSRETRTKLCALTTMLSSYQILNTSPELKDTDLEYLEMFVHVAEVMGRHYGMVPIQHLDLLVRDSSYSSKAGLGRVGDMIQKSSGKYPKVQELLQGRRARCYLLPTPARQWATRGQGSPGDTDDDLGHLSAYVADVLSAAPQHAKSRCQGYWSEGRPVARGDRRLLTGQQLAQEIKNLSGWMGRTGPGFASADEMAAQLHDLRTVEAAKKEFEEYVRQQDVATKRIFSALRVLPDTMRNLLSTQKDAILARHGAALLCQGREQTLEALEAELQAEAKVFMDSYTMRFCGHLAAVGGAVGAGLMGLAGGVVGAGMAAAALAAEAGMVAAGAAVGATGAAVVGGGVGAGLAATVGCMEKEEDDRVQEGDREPLLQEE